From the genome of Triticum aestivum cultivar Chinese Spring chromosome 3B, IWGSC CS RefSeq v2.1, whole genome shotgun sequence, one region includes:
- the LOC123065998 gene encoding peroxidase 2: protein MATVAAKLGVLMACALLLLAVGCQASPFWPLEVGFYHDKCPQAEAVVKGVMEKAISQNPGNGAAMIRMLFHDCFVEGCDASVLLDPTPFSPTPEKLSPPNDPSLRGFELIDAIKDAVEAACPGVVSCADIVAFAARDASCILSRGKVNFKMPSGRRDGTFSNASEPLKFLVPPASNLSDLVDSFVVKGLNTEDLVILSGAHTIGRSHCSSFVPDRLNAPSDINGSLAAFLRRQCPADATSGGNDPTVMQDVVTPNKLDRQYYKNVLSHTVLFTSDAALMTSEETARMVVDNANIPGWWEDRFEKAMVKMAGIEVKTGYQGQIRKNCRAINHY, encoded by the exons ATGGCGACTGTTGCTGCAAAGCTGGGCGTTCTAATGGCTTGTGCATTGCTGCTCCTCGCCGTCGGGTGCCAGGCCAGCCCTTTCTGGCCACTCGAGGTCGGGTTCTACCACGACAAGTGCCCCCAAGCGGAGGCCGTTGTCAAGGGCGTCATGGAGAAGGCCATCTCCCAGAACCCCGGCAATGGCGCCGCCATGATCCGCATGCTCTTCCACGACTGTTTCGTCGAG GGCTGTGATGCTTCCGTCCTCCTCGACCCGACCCCGTTCAGCCCGACGCCGGAGAAGCTCAGCCCGCCGAACGACCCTTCCCTGCGCGGCTTCGAGCTGATTGACGCGATCAAGGACGCCGTCGAGGCAGCCTGCCCGGGCGTCGTCTCCTGCGCAGACATCGTCGCCTTCGCGGCCCGTGACGCGTCCTGCATCCTTAGCAGGGGCAAGGTAAACTTCAAAATGCCGTCCGGCCGCCGCGACGGCACCTTCTCCAACGCCTCCGAGCCGCTCAAGTTTCTGGTCCCACCGGCGTCCAACCTCAGCGACCTCGTCGACAGCTTCGTCGTCAAGGGCCTCAACACGGAGGACCTGGTCATCCTCTCCGGCGCGCACACCATCGGGCGCTCCCACTGCTCCTCCTTCGTTCCCGACCGCCTCAACGCCCCCTCCGACATCAACGGCAGCCTCGCCGCGTTCCTGAGGAGGCAGTGCCCGGCCGACGCGACTTCGGGAGGCAACGACCCGACGGTGATGCAGGACGTGGTGACGCCCAACAAGCTGGACAGGCAGTACTACAAGAACGTGTTGTCGCACACGGTGCTCTTCACCTCCGATGCAGCGCTCATGACGTCGGAGGAGACGGCGAGAATGGTGGTGGACAACGCCAACATCCCCGGATGGTGGGAGGACAGGTTCGAGAAGGCCATGGTGAAGATGGCCGGCATCGAGGTCAAGACCGGCTACCAGGGCCAGATCAGGAAGAACTGCCGCGCAATCAACCACTACTAA